Proteins encoded together in one Cyanobium sp. WAJ14-Wanaka window:
- the cbiT gene encoding precorrin-6Y C5,15-methyltransferase subunit CbiT, which produces MQGPGPAYQWDFVTPGLPDGAFEHAPGFSPTPMELRVMLLAHLRPQADSLVWDVGGGTGALALEIARLMPKGAVHTLERDPDAIRLLEHNRERFGIANLHIHAGQAPDDLGQLPPNPDRVLLEVGRPLGDVLLAVWQALVPEGRLVISTASLEGLVDATDTLGQLQARDLQVVQATVHRMQRRGSQAKLAAAEPLFLIAAER; this is translated from the coding sequence ATGCAAGGGCCGGGCCCTGCCTACCAATGGGACTTCGTAACCCCCGGCTTGCCCGATGGGGCCTTTGAACACGCCCCTGGTTTCAGCCCCACGCCGATGGAGCTGCGGGTGATGCTGCTGGCCCACCTGCGCCCCCAGGCCGATTCACTCGTGTGGGATGTGGGGGGCGGCACCGGTGCCCTGGCCCTGGAAATAGCCCGGTTGATGCCCAAGGGTGCGGTGCATACCCTCGAGCGCGATCCCGATGCCATCCGCCTGCTGGAGCACAACCGGGAGCGTTTTGGCATCGCCAATCTCCACATCCATGCCGGCCAGGCCCCCGATGATTTAGGCCAACTGCCCCCCAACCCCGACCGGGTGCTGCTGGAGGTGGGCCGGCCCCTGGGGGATGTGTTGTTGGCGGTTTGGCAGGCCCTGGTGCCTGAGGGGCGCCTGGTGATCAGCACCGCCAGCCTGGAGGGCCTGGTCGATGCCACCGACACCCTTGGCCAGCTGCAGGCCAGGGATCTGCAGGTGGTGCAGGCGACAGTGCACCGGATGCAGCGCCGCGGCAGCCAGGCCAAGCTGGCGGCGGCGGAGCCCCTGTTTTTGATTGCCGCCGAACGTTGA
- a CDS encoding aminotransferase class I/II-fold pyridoxal phosphate-dependent enzyme produces the protein MGLWLHLPAHGRGRGLAPELRQLLRQHPASWDLPELPELGGPLVADGWVAEAQHTTARALGASHCWFGVNGASGLLQAALLALARPGERVLLPRNLHRSLLHGCLLGGLRPVLFDLPFDPATGLWLQPDPAHLERVITAALAQGPIAALALVSPTYQGLAADLPALVALAHRLGLPVLVDQAHGYGEALAAQADLVVLSCQKSGGGLAQSAALLLQGQRLQVGAVERSLLWLQTSSPSALLLASAQASLGQLTSAFGQRQRRRGEARGLRLRQHLKQLELPQVSSPDPLRLVLHTAAMGINGLEADEWLMRRGVIAELPEPGTLTFCLGMRPPPGLRWRLGRQLVALRRALGGPPLPAFVPPPLPLVAEPEMDLGLAWRAPSEIVPLVPLAALAGRLAAAPVCPYPPGIPLLVPGERIDLARAEWLAQQQRLWPGQIADTVRVVAT, from the coding sequence ATGGGCCTCTGGCTCCATCTGCCGGCCCATGGTCGGGGCCGGGGCCTGGCTCCGGAACTGCGCCAACTGTTGCGCCAGCACCCCGCCAGTTGGGATTTGCCGGAATTGCCCGAGCTGGGCGGCCCCCTAGTGGCAGATGGTTGGGTGGCCGAGGCCCAGCACACCACTGCCCGGGCCCTTGGGGCCAGCCATTGCTGGTTTGGGGTGAATGGGGCCAGTGGCCTGTTGCAGGCGGCCCTGCTGGCCCTGGCAAGGCCGGGGGAGCGGGTGCTGCTGCCCCGCAACCTGCATCGCTCCCTGTTGCATGGCTGCCTGCTGGGCGGCTTGCGGCCCGTGCTGTTTGATCTGCCCTTTGATCCGGCTACGGGGCTGTGGTTGCAGCCGGATCCGGCCCACCTGGAGCGGGTAATCACTGCCGCCCTGGCCCAGGGCCCGATTGCCGCCCTGGCCCTGGTCTCCCCCACCTACCAGGGCCTGGCCGCCGATCTGCCGGCCCTGGTGGCCCTGGCCCATCGCTTGGGCCTGCCCGTGCTCGTGGACCAGGCCCATGGCTACGGGGAGGCGCTTGCGGCCCAGGCCGACCTGGTGGTGCTCTCCTGCCAGAAAAGTGGCGGCGGCCTGGCCCAGAGTGCGGCCCTGTTGCTGCAGGGCCAGCGGCTCCAGGTGGGGGCGGTGGAGCGGAGCCTGCTCTGGTTGCAAACCTCCAGCCCCAGCGCCCTATTGCTGGCCTCGGCCCAGGCCTCCCTCGGCCAGCTCACCAGTGCCTTTGGCCAGCGCCAGCGCCGCCGCGGCGAGGCCCGCGGGCTGCGGCTACGCCAGCACCTAAAGCAGCTCGAGCTGCCGCAGGTGTCCAGCCCCGACCCCCTGCGGCTGGTGCTGCACACCGCCGCGATGGGTATCAATGGCCTGGAGGCAGACGAATGGCTGATGCGGCGGGGGGTAATCGCCGAGCTGCCGGAGCCAGGCACCCTCACCTTTTGTTTGGGGATGCGGCCGCCCCCTGGTCTGCGCTGGCGATTGGGGCGCCAGCTTGTGGCCCTGCGGCGGGCCCTGGGCGGGCCACCCCTGCCGGCTTTTGTGCCCCCACCTTTGCCCCTGGTGGCCGAGCCAGAAATGGACCTGGGCCTGGCCTGGCGGGCCCCCTCAGAAATCGTGCCCCTGGTGCCCCTGGCGGCCTTGGCGGGGCGCCTTGCCGCCGCACCGGTCTGTCCCTATCCCCCGGGCATTCCCCTGCTGGTACCCGGTGAGCGGATCGATCTGGCCCGCGCCGAATGGCTTGCCCAGCAGCAGCGGCTGTGGCCGGGGCAGATCGCTGATACGGTGAGGGTTGTGGCCACCTAG